A genomic window from Flavobacterium johnsoniae includes:
- a CDS encoding DUF5123 domain-containing protein — MKTKYIVRGLIATLLLAFSISSCESYNEELLDGLGNTREFSPIGLTAIIRSQTTVELNWTVKEGENNYVVEFSADDPEFKTIFKTVNVTANQLPIRVALEGETTYSIRVKAVTPGLEDSKWSVITATTLAEQIFLASVDGDIEAKQVTLRWTPNSNVTQIVVNPGAITHVITPAEKASGIAVVTGLTGETSYTADLFNGTKKRGNKAFTTAIDIGNGILVKTTDNLIQKINDAASGAVLVLEQGDYTAQSGIVTLNKSITLRGLRSYSKPLVKLNFVLGAGASNFSLIDLDLDGTGLTDPAAVSNGLITFTGASAIFGDVLISGCKVHDVAKALVYGNASLAKVKSFTVENTIVKNVNTTASADFIDFRLTYVADIVIKNSTFDTCSTGRDFVRVDAGTGLTGTGLTTNVLIDSCTLYQVSNTVAPKRILYVRFVSNASIVRNTLITSTTAIYTNQSGTTMPTFSKNYYSGAPSFMDATIAANKIDASGTTADPQFTNPAGGDFTIKNQTMIDNKIGDPRWR, encoded by the coding sequence ATGAAAACAAAATATATAGTAAGAGGATTAATTGCCACATTACTGCTTGCTTTTTCAATTTCGAGCTGCGAAAGTTATAATGAGGAATTATTAGATGGTTTAGGCAATACAAGAGAGTTTTCGCCAATCGGACTTACGGCTATAATTAGAAGTCAGACCACAGTAGAATTAAATTGGACTGTTAAAGAAGGAGAAAATAATTATGTAGTAGAATTTAGTGCAGATGATCCAGAATTTAAAACCATTTTTAAAACAGTAAATGTTACCGCAAATCAATTACCTATAAGAGTTGCTTTAGAAGGAGAAACAACATACTCAATTAGAGTAAAAGCGGTTACTCCAGGTTTAGAAGATTCAAAATGGTCAGTTATAACTGCAACGACTTTAGCAGAGCAAATATTTCTTGCTTCTGTTGATGGAGATATTGAAGCTAAACAAGTTACTTTAAGATGGACTCCTAACAGTAATGTAACACAAATTGTGGTTAATCCAGGGGCGATTACACATGTGATTACTCCAGCAGAAAAAGCTAGCGGTATCGCGGTTGTAACCGGATTAACAGGTGAAACGTCGTATACAGCAGATTTATTTAACGGAACAAAGAAAAGAGGAAATAAAGCTTTTACAACTGCTATTGACATCGGAAATGGTATTTTAGTGAAAACGACAGATAACTTGATTCAGAAAATTAATGATGCGGCTTCAGGTGCAGTTCTTGTCTTAGAACAAGGAGATTATACTGCACAAAGTGGTATTGTAACATTAAATAAATCAATCACTTTAAGAGGTTTAAGAAGTTACAGCAAACCGCTTGTAAAACTTAATTTTGTACTTGGTGCAGGAGCTAGTAATTTCTCATTAATTGATTTAGATCTTGACGGAACGGGATTAACAGATCCGGCAGCAGTATCAAATGGTTTAATTACGTTTACTGGTGCAAGTGCTATTTTTGGAGATGTATTAATTAGTGGCTGTAAAGTTCATGATGTTGCAAAAGCATTAGTGTATGGAAACGCAAGTTTAGCAAAAGTAAAATCATTTACAGTTGAAAATACTATCGTGAAAAACGTAAATACAACTGCAAGTGCTGATTTTATTGATTTTAGACTTACATATGTTGCTGATATTGTAATTAAGAACAGCACATTTGATACTTGTTCAACTGGACGTGATTTTGTTAGAGTAGATGCTGGAACTGGATTAACTGGAACTGGATTAACTACAAATGTTTTAATTGACAGCTGTACACTTTATCAAGTTTCTAATACTGTTGCACCAAAAAGAATTCTATATGTTCGTTTTGTTTCTAACGCGTCTATTGTAAGAAATACGTTGATTACATCTACAACAGCAATTTATACAAATCAGTCTGGAACAACAATGCCAACATTTAGTAAAAACTATTACTCTGGTGCTCCAAGTTTTATGGATGCTACAATTGCGGCGAACAAAATTGATGCTTCTGGTACAACAGCAGATCCTCAATTTACAAATCCTGCGGGAGGAGATTTCACAATCAAAAATCAAACAATGATTGATAATAAAATTGGAGATCCACGTTGGAGATAA
- a CDS encoding RagB/SusD family nutrient uptake outer membrane protein: MKHKILIAGIILAGLFTSCQDDYLDAPAKSTLDESVIFSTAGLAAGAIDGIKVPFAETNSYRGRFLPFYGLNTDVEWYNTSQTAGDAADLCVYDAKAINGQMNTTNNAWAMMYSGIERANICIRGLRKYGDPRPGTDLGYLLGEALTLRAIYYADLIKAWGDVPARFEPISTETLYIAKSSRDVVYKQIIADLGEASTLVPWPNETAATNSVERINKAFVKGFRARLALAASGFQQYPDGIRRSTDPELSVANMYALALSEARSVISSGKAKLESSFETFWKKYNQEITTAGGESLWELPFADGRGRMLFSFAVRHTSIDQFQGNGANRGGTAGPLPFVFYDYDRADTRRDVTCVPYKYGTAVNNIAKQELGALNTWYFGKYRYEWMTRYVTSTNDDGVNKIYMRYAEVLLIAAEAANELEGPSSAMPYLKEIRRRAFAAADQPVKVENYVNALTSKDAMFKALVDENKFEFTGEMERKQALIRWNLLKAKLDEAKQKMTNLAAHTGEYADVPATLYYKFKADNVSLDIYGLNRGETANPGADYTAVAWNNLIDTKIASLYKAGVNPDNRQFWPIWQVFIDGSNGKLTNDYGY, encoded by the coding sequence ATGAAACATAAAATATTAATAGCAGGAATTATTTTAGCAGGTCTATTTACTTCTTGTCAAGACGATTACTTAGATGCTCCAGCAAAATCAACTTTAGATGAATCAGTGATTTTTTCTACGGCAGGATTGGCTGCAGGAGCGATAGATGGAATTAAAGTTCCATTTGCTGAAACTAACTCTTATAGAGGTCGTTTTTTACCTTTTTACGGATTAAACACAGATGTTGAATGGTACAATACATCGCAAACTGCTGGAGATGCAGCCGATTTATGTGTGTACGATGCGAAAGCAATTAACGGACAAATGAATACTACAAACAATGCTTGGGCAATGATGTATTCTGGAATTGAACGTGCCAATATATGTATTCGTGGTTTGCGTAAATACGGAGATCCGCGTCCGGGAACAGATCTAGGCTATCTTTTAGGAGAAGCCTTGACATTAAGAGCCATTTATTATGCAGATTTAATTAAAGCTTGGGGAGATGTTCCAGCTCGTTTTGAGCCAATTAGCACAGAAACATTATACATAGCAAAATCTAGCCGTGATGTAGTTTACAAACAAATAATAGCAGATCTTGGAGAAGCTTCAACATTGGTTCCTTGGCCAAACGAAACGGCTGCAACAAATTCTGTAGAAAGAATTAATAAAGCTTTTGTAAAAGGATTCCGTGCACGTTTAGCTTTAGCAGCAAGCGGATTTCAACAATATCCTGATGGTATCAGAAGAAGTACAGATCCAGAACTTTCTGTTGCCAATATGTACGCTTTGGCTTTGTCTGAAGCTCGTTCTGTAATTTCAAGCGGTAAAGCAAAATTAGAATCTTCTTTTGAGACTTTCTGGAAAAAATACAATCAAGAAATTACTACTGCTGGAGGAGAATCACTTTGGGAACTTCCTTTTGCAGATGGTAGAGGTAGAATGTTGTTTAGTTTTGCTGTTCGCCATACTTCTATTGACCAGTTTCAAGGCAATGGAGCTAATCGTGGAGGAACTGCAGGACCACTTCCTTTTGTTTTCTACGATTATGATAGAGCAGATACTCGTAGAGATGTAACTTGTGTGCCTTATAAATATGGTACAGCTGTAAATAATATTGCAAAACAAGAATTAGGGGCTTTAAATACTTGGTATTTTGGTAAATATCGTTATGAGTGGATGACTCGTTACGTGACATCTACAAATGATGATGGAGTAAATAAAATTTATATGCGTTACGCTGAGGTACTTTTAATTGCAGCTGAGGCAGCAAACGAATTAGAAGGACCATCATCTGCAATGCCTTATTTGAAAGAAATCCGTAGAAGAGCATTTGCTGCAGCAGATCAGCCTGTAAAAGTAGAAAACTACGTAAATGCTTTAACAAGCAAAGATGCAATGTTTAAAGCTCTTGTTGACGAGAATAAATTTGAATTTACGGGAGAAATGGAGCGTAAGCAAGCGCTTATTCGTTGGAATTTGCTTAAAGCTAAATTAGATGAAGCTAAACAAAAAATGACAAATCTTGCTGCTCACACAGGCGAATATGCCGATGTGCCTGCAACATTATATTACAAATTTAAAGCAGATAACGTATCTCTAGATATCTACGGATTAAACAGAGGCGAAACAGCAAATCCTGGGGCAGATTACACTGCTGTTGCTTGGAATAATTTAATTGATACTAAGATTGCTTCGTTGTACAAAGCTGGAGTTAACCCAGATAACAGACAATTCTGGCCTATCTGGCAAGTTTTTATCGACGGAAGTAATGGAAAATTAACCAACGATTACGGTTATTAA
- a CDS encoding SusC/RagA family TonB-linked outer membrane protein, protein MNFKELLNKGANFCFKLVFLLCLLIGSQLHAQGTTVEGTVKDAAGLSLPGVNVLEKGTKNGTSTDFDGHYKIKLTNPKATLSFSFIGFKTIDVAVDGKTKVNATLTEDSNNLNEVVVVGYSSVKKSDLTGAVAVVSGNDLRKNPVANLAEALTGRVAGVQVTSSEGSPDSDIKIRIRGGGSLTQDSAPLILVDGFPVNSMNDVPAADVESQTILKDASSTAIYGSRGANGVILITTKRGKNGAISVNYNMFYGMKKLAKQIDVLSAQDFVKWQYEYALMDGDVTTYQKYFGNWQDRDLYNGVKGDNWQKQIYGRTGEVQSRDLGIRGGSDKINFNFNYAHYDEKAIMLGSDFKRNNLSLALNSKASEKVDLSFTMRYSDTQINGGGLNEQREVSSADARLRHSVGYSPIPLPGLTTDNTDEALSSYLVNPFVAVADTDREQNRKVFNMLGSFSWKIINDLQFKSEFGLDNFYYQDQRFYGRSTYYVNNVPASTNQGMPALTLGDRRDDRFRNANTLSYDFKKLLGDEHHLKVLVGEEMINTHSNQEMTVIHGFPKFFDFDQARKLTTQGKPNSVDNYYLPDDKLLSFFGSANYDFKDKYLFTATYRADGSSRFLGNNRWGYFPAAAAAWKMSEERFLKNVSWINLLKLRFSYGEAGNNNIPVGQTVQSFDSTTTTWINGVSSFWAASKTMANPDLKWETTVTQNIGLDFDFFKGRLSGSLEVYKNKTKDLLINFPIPGTGYDFQYRNMGETQNKGFEATLNVVAIEKPNYGLNFSFNIGVNENRINSLGVMNNFGTNTNWASTQIGNDYAVNVGSPIGLMYGYKSDGRYEVSDFDYNAGVYTLKSGVADASTVVSSGKVQPGYMKLKDLNGDGVVNNSDMTIIGNSNPKSSGGFAINANAYGFDLSAAFNYSIGNDVYNANKIEFTTSNQNGQYRNLSSEMADGKRWTNLDPESGQLVTDPTTLAAMNANTTMWSPFMNRFVFSDWAVEDGSFLRLNTLTLGYTAPKSFNDAIRASKVRFYMTATNVFIITNYSGPDPEVSTRRNTPLTPGVDYSAYPRSRQLVFGLNLSF, encoded by the coding sequence ATGAACTTTAAAGAATTATTAAACAAAGGAGCAAATTTTTGCTTTAAACTTGTTTTCTTACTGTGCTTATTGATCGGCAGTCAATTACATGCACAGGGTACAACTGTAGAGGGAACCGTGAAGGATGCTGCGGGACTTTCTCTTCCGGGCGTAAATGTCTTAGAGAAAGGAACTAAGAACGGAACTTCTACCGATTTTGACGGTCATTACAAAATTAAACTAACCAATCCGAAAGCTACACTAAGCTTTTCTTTCATTGGATTTAAAACTATCGACGTTGCTGTTGATGGGAAAACAAAAGTAAATGCAACTTTAACTGAAGACTCAAATAACTTAAATGAAGTTGTTGTAGTGGGATACAGCAGTGTAAAAAAATCTGATTTGACTGGTGCGGTAGCGGTAGTTTCGGGTAATGATTTAAGAAAAAATCCTGTTGCGAACTTAGCTGAAGCGCTAACTGGTCGTGTGGCTGGGGTTCAAGTTACTTCTTCTGAAGGTTCACCTGATTCGGATATTAAAATTAGAATTCGTGGAGGTGGTTCATTAACTCAAGATAGTGCTCCTCTAATTTTAGTTGATGGATTTCCTGTTAACAGTATGAATGATGTTCCAGCAGCTGATGTTGAGTCTCAAACTATTTTGAAAGATGCTTCTTCAACTGCAATTTATGGTTCTAGAGGAGCAAATGGGGTAATTCTTATTACTACAAAAAGAGGAAAAAATGGTGCAATATCTGTGAACTATAATATGTTCTACGGTATGAAAAAATTAGCGAAACAAATTGATGTTCTTTCAGCTCAAGATTTCGTAAAATGGCAATATGAGTACGCGTTGATGGACGGAGATGTAACTACGTATCAAAAATATTTTGGAAACTGGCAAGATAGAGATTTATACAATGGTGTAAAAGGCGACAACTGGCAAAAACAAATTTATGGACGCACTGGCGAAGTACAAAGCCGTGATTTAGGAATTCGTGGGGGTTCTGATAAAATCAATTTTAACTTCAATTATGCGCATTATGATGAAAAAGCAATTATGCTTGGTTCAGATTTCAAAAGAAATAACCTGTCTTTGGCTTTAAACAGTAAAGCTTCAGAAAAAGTTGATCTTTCTTTTACAATGCGTTACTCTGATACACAAATCAATGGAGGTGGACTTAATGAACAAAGAGAGGTTTCTTCTGCAGATGCACGTTTACGTCACAGCGTTGGATATTCTCCGATTCCGTTGCCAGGTTTAACAACAGATAATACTGACGAAGCTCTTTCGAGTTATTTAGTAAACCCTTTTGTAGCTGTTGCAGATACAGATCGTGAACAAAACAGAAAAGTATTTAATATGCTTGGAAGTTTTTCTTGGAAAATCATTAATGATCTTCAATTCAAATCAGAATTTGGTTTAGATAATTTTTACTATCAAGATCAACGTTTCTACGGGCGTAGCACATATTATGTAAACAACGTACCAGCTTCTACAAATCAAGGTATGCCAGCATTAACACTTGGAGATCGTAGAGATGACAGATTCAGAAATGCAAATACGCTTTCTTATGATTTCAAAAAATTATTAGGTGATGAGCATCATTTAAAAGTTCTTGTTGGAGAAGAGATGATCAATACACATTCTAATCAAGAAATGACTGTAATTCATGGTTTTCCAAAATTCTTTGACTTCGATCAGGCTAGAAAATTAACAACTCAAGGAAAACCAAATTCAGTTGATAATTATTATTTACCAGACGATAAATTACTGTCTTTCTTTGGAAGCGCTAATTATGATTTTAAAGATAAATACCTTTTTACAGCAACTTATCGTGCTGATGGATCTAGCAGATTTTTAGGGAATAATCGTTGGGGTTATTTTCCAGCGGCAGCGGCAGCATGGAAAATGTCTGAAGAAAGATTTTTGAAAAATGTTTCTTGGATCAATTTACTTAAACTTAGATTTAGTTATGGAGAAGCAGGAAACAACAATATTCCTGTTGGACAAACGGTTCAAAGTTTTGATTCTACAACTACAACATGGATTAATGGAGTTAGTAGTTTCTGGGCAGCTTCTAAAACAATGGCAAATCCTGATTTAAAATGGGAAACAACTGTAACTCAGAATATTGGTCTTGACTTTGATTTCTTCAAAGGGCGCTTATCAGGATCTTTAGAGGTTTATAAAAACAAAACAAAAGACCTTTTAATCAATTTCCCAATTCCTGGAACTGGTTATGACTTTCAATACAGAAATATGGGAGAAACTCAAAATAAAGGTTTTGAAGCTACATTGAATGTGGTAGCAATCGAAAAACCAAACTACGGATTGAATTTCTCTTTCAATATTGGTGTGAATGAAAACAGAATTAACTCTTTAGGAGTAATGAACAATTTTGGAACTAATACAAACTGGGCATCAACACAAATTGGTAATGATTATGCTGTAAACGTTGGATCTCCAATTGGTTTAATGTATGGTTACAAAAGCGACGGGCGTTATGAAGTGTCTGACTTTGATTACAATGCAGGAGTTTATACTTTAAAATCTGGTGTTGCTGATGCTTCTACTGTAGTAAGCAGTGGAAAAGTACAGCCAGGTTATATGAAGTTAAAAGATCTTAATGGAGATGGAGTTGTAAATAACAGTGATATGACTATTATTGGAAATTCTAACCCGAAAAGTTCTGGAGGTTTTGCAATTAATGCTAATGCTTACGGATTTGATCTTTCTGCAGCATTTAACTATAGCATTGGAAATGATGTTTATAATGCAAACAAAATTGAATTTACAACTTCTAATCAAAATGGACAATATAGAAATTTAAGTTCAGAAATGGCTGATGGAAAAAGATGGACAAACTTAGATCCAGAATCAGGTCAGTTGGTAACAGATCCAACAACTTTGGCAGCTATGAATGCTAACACTACAATGTGGTCTCCGTTTATGAATCGTTTTGTTTTTAGTGATTGGGCTGTTGAAGATGGTTCTTTCTTAAGACTTAACACGCTTACTTTAGGTTACACTGCACCAAAATCTTTCAATGATGCTATTAGAGCTTCTAAAGTTAGATTTTACATGACTGCTACGAATGTGTTTATTATTACAAACTATTCAGGGCCAGATCCAGAGGTTTCTACAAGAAGAAATACACCTCTTACTCCTGGTGTAGATTACTCAGCGTACCCACGCAGCAGACAATTGGTTTTTGGTTTAAACCTAAGTTTTTAA
- a CDS encoding MFS transporter — MKKSLIALSLGGLTIGITEFVMMGLLPDIASDMKVSIPVAGYLISSYALGVVIGAPLLVIAGRNYAPKKMLLILALMLAVFNALSIIAPDYNVLFASRFLSGLPHGAFFGVGAVVASRLADKGKEAQAISTMFAGLTIANLIGVPIGTYIGHHFIWRYTFVLIAIVGLLTLLAIYLWMPNLEKGESVNMKTQLQFFKRTEAWLIIGITAIGFGGLFAWISYIAPLLINVSKFAPEDVSSILILAGLGMVVGNFVGGKLADRFSPAPTTLALLMVMSLDLVLVYFFSFNQYVSLFLTFLTGAISFSVIAPIQMLMIRTAKGAEMIASASLQGSFNIGNALGAFLGGLPLAAGLSYSSPNLIGVAMSIIGMIITFILMKLHQKQVQVQPV, encoded by the coding sequence ATGAAAAAAAGTCTTATTGCACTCTCTTTAGGAGGGTTAACTATCGGAATTACAGAATTTGTAATGATGGGATTACTCCCAGATATTGCTTCAGATATGAAAGTTTCGATTCCTGTTGCTGGATATTTAATTTCATCTTACGCTTTAGGAGTTGTTATTGGTGCGCCTTTATTAGTAATCGCAGGCAGAAATTATGCGCCAAAAAAAATGCTTTTAATTTTAGCATTAATGTTGGCGGTTTTTAATGCGCTTTCTATTATTGCTCCAGATTATAATGTTTTATTCGCTTCTCGATTTCTTTCAGGTTTGCCACATGGTGCATTCTTTGGAGTAGGAGCGGTAGTTGCAAGCCGTTTGGCAGATAAAGGAAAAGAAGCGCAAGCCATTTCTACAATGTTTGCCGGGTTAACAATCGCAAATCTAATTGGCGTACCGATTGGTACTTATATAGGTCATCATTTTATTTGGCGCTATACATTTGTATTAATTGCTATTGTTGGATTATTAACGCTTTTGGCAATTTACTTATGGATGCCCAATCTTGAAAAAGGAGAAAGTGTGAATATGAAAACCCAGCTTCAGTTTTTTAAACGTACAGAAGCATGGCTAATTATCGGAATTACAGCAATTGGTTTTGGAGGTTTATTTGCTTGGATTAGTTATATCGCACCTTTATTAATTAATGTATCCAAATTTGCGCCAGAAGATGTTTCTTCAATCTTGATCTTAGCAGGATTAGGAATGGTTGTTGGTAATTTTGTTGGAGGAAAATTGGCAGATCGTTTTTCGCCGGCTCCAACTACTTTAGCTTTATTAATGGTAATGTCTTTAGATTTGGTTTTGGTTTATTTCTTTTCATTCAACCAATATGTGTCTTTATTTCTGACTTTCTTAACTGGAGCTATTTCATTCTCGGTAATTGCGCCAATTCAGATGCTTATGATCCGTACTGCGAAAGGAGCAGAAATGATTGCCTCTGCATCGCTTCAAGGAAGTTTTAATATTGGTAATGCCTTAGGAGCTTTTCTAGGCGGATTGCCTTTGGCGGCAGGACTTAGTTATTCTTCACCAAATCTTATTGGAGTTGCCATGTCGATTATTGGAATGATTATTACATTCATATTGATGAAGTTACATCAAAAACAGGTTCAAGTTCAGCCAGTATAA
- a CDS encoding AraC family transcriptional regulator, with the protein MPKLNQFKTLVLDEFEEEKFHLPPHTHTYYEIIYINKGSGIHHLNNNLLPYKAGDLFVISPDDEHYFDIKKSTRFTFIKFTDNYFNSKQNLTCDEFLVNTPESFMRDKILKETVLKFDEPCKTILKNTVENIVTYGKYIDVTSSPIVFYQILSIFGLIKETIRGMNLQMKSTHLDNEQIANYIHQNIYQPKLVQIKVIAEHFNIAQTYFSAYFKRTFSISYREYIHNLRTTLIEKRFHNNQLPIKQIAYEFGFTDESHLTNYFKKRKNMKPTDFKKL; encoded by the coding sequence ATGCCGAAATTAAATCAGTTTAAAACGCTAGTACTTGATGAGTTTGAAGAAGAGAAATTTCATCTTCCGCCGCATACGCATACCTATTATGAAATCATTTATATTAATAAAGGAAGCGGAATTCATCATTTGAATAATAATCTTTTACCATATAAAGCTGGCGATCTGTTTGTAATTTCTCCAGATGATGAGCATTATTTTGATATAAAGAAAAGTACGCGTTTTACTTTTATAAAGTTCACAGACAATTATTTCAACTCTAAACAGAATCTTACTTGCGATGAATTTTTAGTAAATACTCCAGAAAGTTTCATGCGTGATAAAATCCTAAAAGAAACAGTTTTGAAGTTTGATGAACCTTGTAAAACGATTCTAAAAAACACTGTAGAAAATATTGTAACTTATGGTAAATATATTGATGTAACTTCTTCTCCAATTGTTTTTTATCAGATTCTTTCGATTTTTGGTTTAATCAAAGAAACGATTCGAGGCATGAATCTTCAGATGAAATCGACTCATTTGGATAATGAACAAATTGCAAATTACATTCACCAAAATATTTATCAGCCAAAATTGGTTCAGATAAAAGTTATTGCAGAGCATTTTAATATTGCCCAAACGTATTTTAGTGCTTATTTTAAAAGAACATTCAGTATAAGTTATCGAGAGTATATCCATAATTTGAGAACGACTTTAATCGAAAAGAGATTTCACAATAATCAATTGCCGATTAAACAAATTGCGTACGAGTTTGGCTTTACCGATGAAAGTCATTTGACGAATTATTTCAAAAAACGAAAAAACATGAAACCGACCGATTTCAAAAAACTGTAG
- a CDS encoding DUF3347 domain-containing protein, with protein sequence MKKSIIALTATIAILFSANNIQANTPKSESTNIEIADTQLQSVYDAYFTVKDALIKSDSKLTSAKAKDLLAAITAVKMDKLKSNEHTVWMKVVKKLTADAKSISATTDLKKQRDTFKSLSKSTYDLIKVSSPEQPIYKQYCPMADADWLSKEKAVKNPYYGSSMLTCGNVVETIK encoded by the coding sequence ATGAAAAAATCAATTATAGCTTTAACAGCGACAATCGCAATATTATTTTCTGCAAATAACATTCAAGCAAACACTCCTAAATCTGAATCAACAAACATCGAAATTGCAGATACTCAATTGCAAAGCGTTTATGATGCTTATTTTACTGTAAAAGATGCACTTATAAAAAGTGACAGCAAATTGACTTCGGCGAAAGCCAAAGACTTACTGGCAGCGATTACAGCAGTAAAAATGGACAAACTAAAAAGCAACGAACATACGGTTTGGATGAAAGTGGTCAAAAAATTAACTGCCGATGCTAAAAGTATTTCAGCAACAACAGATCTTAAAAAACAGCGTGATACTTTTAAATCATTATCTAAAAGCACTTATGATTTAATAAAAGTTTCTAGCCCAGAACAGCCAATCTACAAACAATATTGCCCAATGGCAGACGCTGATTGGTTAAGCAAAGAAAAAGCAGTTAAGAATCCGTATTACGGCTCTTCGATGCTGACTTGCGGAAACGTGGTAGAAACGATTAAATAA
- a CDS encoding helix-turn-helix domain-containing protein encodes MKLYIKNMVCSRCKMVVKSEFEKLGLQTIAVELGEVELQNEINDSQKEVLLENLQALGFDLIDDKKTKTVEKIKNLIVDLVHHKNNELKINLSDYLAENLNQDYNSLSNLFSEIENTTIEKYFISQKIEKVKELLIYNELSLSEIADILNYSNVAHLSNQFKKITGFTPTSFKQLKDNNRIQIENL; translated from the coding sequence ATGAAGCTTTACATCAAGAATATGGTGTGCAGCCGATGCAAAATGGTGGTGAAGTCTGAGTTTGAAAAACTCGGACTTCAAACTATTGCTGTTGAATTAGGAGAAGTTGAGTTACAAAACGAAATCAATGATTCGCAAAAAGAGGTTTTATTAGAAAATCTTCAAGCTTTAGGTTTTGATTTAATAGATGATAAAAAAACAAAAACCGTCGAGAAAATAAAAAACTTGATTGTGGATTTGGTTCATCATAAAAACAACGAACTTAAAATCAACTTATCTGATTACTTAGCAGAAAATTTAAATCAAGATTATAATTCTTTGAGTAATCTTTTTTCCGAAATTGAAAATACAACAATCGAAAAATATTTTATAAGCCAGAAAATTGAAAAAGTAAAAGAGTTATTGATTTATAATGAGCTTTCGTTAAGCGAAATTGCAGACATTTTAAATTATAGTAATGTGGCGCATTTGAGCAATCAATTCAAAAAAATTACGGGCTTTACTCCTACTTCTTTCAAACAATTGAAAGATAATAATCGTATTCAAATCGAGAATTTGTAG